The Neobacillus sp. OS1-2 genome includes a window with the following:
- a CDS encoding 3D domain-containing protein, whose amino-acid sequence MQTTRKRIILVLLTMMLCVSGSMVTYAQSNSDALHNAKQQLDEKERLVEQKVQEQKSVTKEIQNIKQELESVYNEITKNKEEMAKTQAKIDETNKLIEAKKEEIVVLEDKMLARQDIMKKRAVAMQQNSNVNLIVNLFFESDSISDFIQRASAASQLMDADKDILTAQKEDLKQIEKDKEEIDRQEKVLEEGQKALAAQQAELDQNMQKRQQTLSAMQERYTQIAQQVALAEQERSGLENQMKDIQAKISAEQAAASARVAAVSASSTPAQGNAGVAINGKEMYVTATAYTPFDGGTITSSGYDIAANPNMKLIAVDPSVIPMGSKVWVEGYGVAIAGDTGGAIKGHRIDVLMPTKAAAYSWGRKTVKVVILN is encoded by the coding sequence ATGCAAACGACAAGAAAGCGTATCATTCTCGTGTTACTTACCATGATGTTATGTGTATCAGGTTCAATGGTTACATATGCACAATCAAACAGCGATGCCCTACATAATGCCAAGCAGCAGCTAGACGAAAAAGAGAGATTAGTAGAGCAAAAGGTACAAGAACAGAAATCGGTCACTAAAGAAATACAAAATATTAAGCAAGAGTTAGAATCTGTTTACAATGAGATTACGAAGAACAAAGAAGAAATGGCAAAAACTCAAGCGAAAATCGATGAAACGAACAAACTCATTGAAGCGAAAAAAGAGGAAATTGTTGTGCTTGAGGACAAAATGCTCGCCCGCCAAGATATTATGAAAAAACGGGCAGTAGCGATGCAGCAAAATAGCAACGTCAATCTGATCGTGAACCTATTCTTTGAATCTGATAGTATTTCAGATTTCATCCAGCGTGCCAGTGCTGCGTCACAGCTAATGGATGCCGATAAAGACATTTTGACAGCGCAAAAAGAAGACCTTAAACAGATTGAAAAAGATAAAGAAGAGATTGATCGCCAAGAGAAGGTCTTAGAAGAAGGTCAGAAGGCGCTTGCTGCTCAGCAGGCAGAACTTGATCAAAATATGCAAAAGCGACAACAAACCCTGTCTGCCATGCAGGAAAGATATACCCAAATTGCGCAGCAGGTAGCGCTTGCCGAGCAGGAGAGATCCGGGCTTGAAAATCAAATGAAAGATATACAAGCTAAAATTAGTGCAGAGCAAGCAGCGGCAAGTGCACGGGTAGCCGCTGTATCCGCTTCGTCAACCCCTGCTCAAGGAAATGCTGGAGTAGCGATAAACGGTAAAGAGATGTATGTTACAGCGACCGCATACACTCCATTTGATGGGGGAACCATTACATCGTCTGGCTATGATATTGCAGCCAATCCAAATATGAAATTGATTGCAGTGGATCCGTCCGTTATCCCAATGGGCAGCAAAGTATGGGTAGAAGGGTACGGTGTAGCCATTGCTGGTGATACAGGTGGTGCCATTAAAGGTCATAGAATTGATGTACTTATGCCAACAAAGGCAGCTGCGTATTCATGGGGCAGAAAAACTGTAAAAGTTGTAATTTTGAATTAG